The following proteins come from a genomic window of Gallalistipes aquisgranensis:
- a CDS encoding murein hydrolase activator EnvC family protein → MIKRLCILLFLVLGAGSVGAQSLESLREQIRRAEEEIRINTELLNKTRKDQRMTQSQLKLIQSRIRNRQNIVRSLEKQIDLINTDINGKSDTVKLLTARLDALKEDYASMIRAAYKNYKLNNFLVFLFASKDFNDATRRIAFMKRYNRMREIKAAEIDSVSKRLSGEISALDTQRAQLDQTRSSRTRELASLGKDETQYRGAVNQLKARESKISRELRTKKAQIERAQQQIQRIIAEEARKSKATPKSAAQKQADYELSGRFDQNMGRLPYPIRGGVVIDRYGVHAHPTQKGLTINNKGVNIAGERGAAVHCVFEGTVSRIFFFQGLNNNVMIRHGNFITVYSNLASVHVKTGDKVTTGQVIGRIPDSDNDDDCMLHFEIWKETQNLNPESWLRR, encoded by the coding sequence ATGATCAAACGACTCTGCATACTGCTGTTTTTGGTCCTGGGAGCGGGAAGCGTCGGAGCCCAGAGTCTCGAATCGCTGCGCGAACAGATACGCCGGGCCGAAGAGGAGATACGGATCAACACCGAGTTGCTGAACAAAACCCGGAAAGACCAGCGCATGACCCAGAGCCAGCTCAAGCTGATTCAGTCGCGCATCCGCAACCGGCAGAACATCGTCCGGTCGCTCGAAAAGCAGATAGACCTGATAAACACCGATATAAACGGGAAAAGCGACACGGTAAAACTTCTCACCGCCCGGCTCGACGCCTTGAAAGAGGACTATGCCTCCATGATCCGCGCCGCCTATAAGAATTACAAGCTCAACAATTTCCTGGTATTCCTGTTCGCTTCGAAAGATTTCAACGACGCCACGCGGCGCATAGCGTTCATGAAGCGGTACAACCGGATGCGGGAGATCAAGGCCGCCGAAATCGACTCCGTATCGAAACGCCTCTCCGGTGAAATATCGGCCCTCGACACGCAGCGGGCCCAACTCGACCAGACACGCAGCAGCCGGACCCGGGAGCTCGCTTCGCTGGGAAAGGACGAGACCCAGTACCGGGGAGCCGTCAACCAACTCAAGGCGCGGGAGAGCAAGATTTCGCGCGAACTCCGCACCAAAAAGGCCCAGATCGAACGGGCCCAGCAGCAGATCCAGCGGATCATCGCCGAAGAGGCCCGCAAATCGAAGGCGACCCCCAAAAGCGCCGCCCAGAAGCAGGCCGACTACGAACTGTCGGGCCGGTTCGACCAGAACATGGGACGTCTGCCCTATCCGATCCGGGGCGGAGTCGTCATCGACCGTTACGGCGTGCACGCCCATCCTACCCAGAAGGGTCTTACCATCAACAACAAGGGGGTAAACATCGCCGGAGAGAGGGGAGCAGCGGTACACTGCGTCTTCGAAGGGACGGTATCCCGCATATTCTTCTTTCAAGGGCTGAATAACAACGTCATGATCCGTCACGGTAACTTTATCACGGTCTACTCCAATCTTGCCTCTGTGCACGTTAAAACGGGCGATAAAGTGACCACGGGACAAGTGATCGGACGCATCCCCGACAGCGACAACGACGACGACTGCATGCTCCATTTCGAAATCTGGAAAGAGACCCAGAATCTGAATCCGGAATCTTGGTTAAGACGTTGA
- a CDS encoding S46 family peptidase: MKKVLLSVTAALLLLGGRATADEGMWLLPYLQKMNIKDMKAKGLKLSAQDIYNLNGDAIKDAIVIFGRGCTGEIVSPEGLLLTNHHCGFGAIQQHSSVEHDYLKNGFWAMNRGEEIPTPGLTVTFIREIVDVSDRILPALDDKMTEKERKAKVKELSEAVVKEKIGEGSTREAVVKDFFGGNQYLMFVTEVYPDVRLVGAPPMSIGKFGGDTDNWMWPRHTGDFSMFRVYSDAEGRPAEYSKDNVPYKAPKHLDISLKGYKPGDFAMIIGFPGSTERYMTSYEIDQTVNVDNPNRILIRGERQKLLMEDMMASDKVRIQYASKYASSSNYWKNSIGMNRGLAKLNVRAKKVEIEERFREWIGADPARKAKYGEALPLIEEAVKERIPAMKTRQYLSEAFLRGTEIVGLARIGRSLLRADSTKLDADMLEELKKESAEIYKDYNMPTDRKVARKMFALVRDSIAREDLPSVYGYIAENYSGPAADRNGIPADIDRYVDYLYDNSLFATQGKFESFLANPDIETLKKDPAYILAGSVIEAYNRTAPVVVKAAEKFGRGHRLFVAGLMEMEPGKKFYPDANFTMRLTYGQVLPYRPQDGVIYDYYTTLDGVIAKEDPKNPYEFTVQPRLKELNAKKEFGPYGENGVLHVAFLSNNDITGGNSGSPIMNAKGELIGLAFDGNWEAMSGDIAFEPELQRTINVDIRYVLFIIDKYAGAKYLVDEMTLKK; the protein is encoded by the coding sequence ATGAAAAAAGTTCTGTTATCCGTGACTGCCGCTCTTCTTCTGCTGGGAGGGCGCGCGACTGCCGACGAGGGAATGTGGCTGCTGCCCTATCTCCAGAAGATGAATATCAAGGATATGAAGGCCAAGGGGCTGAAACTCTCCGCTCAGGATATTTACAACCTGAACGGCGATGCCATCAAGGATGCCATCGTGATTTTCGGACGGGGATGCACGGGTGAGATCGTTTCGCCCGAAGGGTTGCTGCTGACCAACCACCACTGCGGTTTCGGCGCCATCCAGCAGCACAGTTCGGTGGAGCACGACTATCTGAAGAACGGATTCTGGGCCATGAACCGGGGCGAGGAGATTCCCACTCCGGGGCTGACCGTGACCTTCATCCGGGAGATCGTGGACGTCTCCGACCGGATTCTGCCCGCGCTTGACGACAAGATGACAGAGAAGGAGCGCAAGGCCAAGGTGAAGGAGTTGAGCGAGGCGGTCGTCAAGGAGAAGATCGGCGAGGGTTCGACCCGCGAGGCGGTCGTCAAGGATTTCTTCGGCGGAAACCAGTATCTGATGTTCGTGACGGAGGTCTATCCCGACGTGCGTCTGGTGGGGGCGCCTCCCATGTCGATCGGCAAGTTCGGCGGCGATACCGACAACTGGATGTGGCCCCGTCATACGGGCGACTTTTCGATGTTCCGCGTCTATTCCGACGCCGAGGGCCGGCCGGCCGAATATTCGAAGGACAATGTGCCCTATAAAGCTCCTAAGCACCTCGATATCTCGCTCAAGGGATATAAACCGGGCGATTTCGCCATGATTATCGGTTTTCCGGGTTCCACGGAGCGTTACATGACTTCCTACGAGATCGACCAGACGGTGAACGTGGACAATCCCAACCGGATTCTGATCCGCGGCGAGCGACAGAAACTCCTGATGGAGGACATGATGGCCAGCGACAAGGTGCGTATCCAGTATGCCTCCAAATATGCCTCCTCTTCGAACTACTGGAAAAATTCGATCGGTATGAACCGCGGTCTGGCCAAGCTCAACGTGCGGGCCAAGAAGGTGGAGATCGAAGAGCGTTTCCGGGAGTGGATCGGAGCCGATCCCGCCCGCAAGGCGAAGTACGGCGAGGCGCTTCCGTTGATCGAGGAGGCCGTGAAGGAGCGGATTCCGGCCATGAAGACGCGCCAGTACCTGTCGGAAGCCTTTCTGCGGGGTACCGAAATCGTGGGACTGGCCCGGATCGGCCGTTCCCTGTTGCGTGCCGACAGCACGAAGCTCGATGCCGACATGCTGGAAGAGTTGAAGAAGGAGAGTGCCGAGATATATAAGGATTACAACATGCCGACCGACCGGAAGGTGGCCAGGAAGATGTTCGCGCTGGTGCGCGATTCGATTGCCCGGGAGGACCTTCCTTCCGTGTACGGATATATCGCGGAGAATTATTCGGGTCCGGCGGCCGACCGGAACGGAATTCCGGCCGATATTGACCGTTATGTGGATTACCTGTACGACAACTCGCTGTTCGCCACCCAGGGCAAATTCGAGTCGTTCCTGGCCAATCCCGACATCGAGACGCTGAAAAAGGACCCGGCCTATATTCTGGCAGGTTCGGTCATCGAAGCCTATAACAGGACGGCTCCCGTCGTGGTGAAGGCTGCCGAGAAGTTCGGCCGCGGTCACCGTCTTTTCGTGGCGGGACTGATGGAGATGGAGCCCGGGAAAAAGTTCTATCCCGATGCCAATTTCACCATGCGTCTTACCTACGGACAGGTGCTTCCCTACCGGCCGCAGGACGGTGTGATTTACGATTATTATACTACGCTGGACGGCGTGATCGCCAAGGAGGACCCGAAAAATCCCTACGAGTTTACGGTTCAGCCCCGTCTGAAGGAGCTCAATGCGAAAAAGGAGTTCGGTCCCTACGGAGAGAACGGCGTGCTGCACGTGGCTTTCCTCAGCAACAACGACATTACGGGGGGCAATTCCGGCAGTCCCATCATGAATGCGAAAGGGGAGCTGATCGGACTGGCTTTCGACGGAAACTGGGAGGCCATGAGCGGCGACATCGCCTTCGAACCCGAGTTGCAGCGTACGATCAATGTCGATATCCGTTATGTGCTGTTCATTATTGACAAGTATGCCGGAGCGAAATATCTGGTCGATGAGATGACGCTTAAAAAATAA
- the ybeY gene encoding rRNA maturation RNase YbeY encodes MAINYYTQGCSYRYSGKRITSRWIKETIVNEGLTTGDISVVFCSDASLLEINRKYLNHDYYTDIITFDYDDKERGIVSGDLFISVDTVADNAAQYGVAPREEMQRVIIHGVLHLCGYGDKSDPEARIMREKENFYLARRPETEGVK; translated from the coding sequence ATGGCAATAAACTACTATACCCAGGGGTGTTCGTACCGTTACAGCGGCAAGCGGATCACCTCCCGGTGGATCAAAGAAACCATTGTAAACGAAGGACTTACGACTGGAGACATATCCGTCGTATTCTGTTCGGACGCCTCCCTGCTGGAGATAAACCGGAAGTACCTGAACCATGACTACTACACGGATATCATCACGTTCGACTACGACGACAAGGAACGGGGAATCGTGAGCGGCGACCTTTTCATCAGCGTGGACACCGTGGCCGACAACGCAGCGCAGTATGGTGTCGCACCCCGTGAAGAGATGCAGCGTGTCATCATACACGGCGTACTGCACCTGTGCGGCTACGGCGACAAAAGCGATCCGGAAGCCCGGATCATGCGAGAAAAGGAGAACTTCTACCTGGCCCGGCGTCCGGAAACAGAGGGTGTAAAATGA
- a CDS encoding glutamine--tRNA ligase/YqeY domain fusion protein codes for MSEIKEEVTGNEKSLNFLEEIIGESVSRGEKRVLTRFPPEPNGYLHIGHAKSICLNFGLAKKYGGATNLRFDDTNPVKEDVEYVDSIKEDVHWLGFDWAGEHYASDYFDQLYEWAEELIRKGKAYVDDQTQEEIRQGRGTVTVPGTPSPWRDRSVEENLDLFRRMRAGEFPDGAKVLRARIDMAHPNMLMRDPIMYRIIHTEHHRTGSKWCIYPMYDFAHGQSDSIEKITHSICTLEFDVHRPLYDWFIQELGIYPSHQYEFARLNLTYTMMSKRKLLQLVQNKIVMGWDDPRMPTICALRRKGYTPESVRAFAERVGVAKRDNVIDLSLLEFCVREDLNKVAERRMAVVNPLKVVITNYPEGKTEEVKCINNPENEEAGTRLVPFSREIYIERDDFMEEPPKKYYRLSPGKEVRLRYAYLIKCEEVIKNDEGEVVELRCTYDPMSGGGSSSDGRKVKGVIHWVSVPHAVKAELRLFDTLFTKENPDDVEEGKTFLDYLNPDSLVVRTGYLEPSLSGAKPGDKFQFERVGYFCMDKDSTPSSPVFNRTVGLKDSWAKMQAK; via the coding sequence ATGAGTGAAATAAAAGAAGAGGTCACAGGGAATGAAAAGTCCCTGAACTTTCTGGAGGAGATTATCGGAGAGTCGGTGTCCAGGGGTGAGAAACGGGTATTGACCCGTTTCCCGCCCGAACCGAACGGCTATCTGCATATCGGACACGCCAAGAGCATCTGTCTGAATTTCGGTCTGGCGAAGAAATACGGCGGGGCTACGAACCTGCGTTTTGACGATACGAACCCGGTGAAAGAGGATGTCGAGTATGTCGATTCGATCAAGGAGGACGTGCACTGGCTCGGATTCGACTGGGCCGGGGAACACTATGCTTCGGACTATTTCGACCAGTTGTACGAGTGGGCCGAGGAGTTGATCCGCAAAGGAAAGGCCTATGTGGACGATCAGACGCAGGAAGAGATTCGCCAGGGACGCGGAACGGTGACCGTGCCCGGTACTCCCAGTCCGTGGCGCGACCGCTCGGTGGAGGAGAACCTCGATCTGTTCCGCCGGATGCGTGCCGGTGAATTTCCGGACGGAGCGAAGGTGTTGCGTGCCAGGATCGACATGGCCCATCCCAATATGCTGATGCGCGACCCGATCATGTATCGGATTATCCATACGGAACATCACCGTACGGGCAGCAAATGGTGCATTTATCCCATGTACGATTTCGCCCACGGTCAGAGCGATTCGATCGAGAAGATCACCCACTCGATCTGTACGCTGGAATTCGACGTACACCGTCCGCTCTACGACTGGTTCATCCAGGAGCTCGGCATCTATCCCAGCCATCAGTACGAGTTTGCGCGGCTGAACCTGACCTATACGATGATGAGCAAGCGTAAGTTATTACAACTTGTTCAGAATAAGATTGTTATGGGTTGGGATGATCCCCGGATGCCGACGATCTGCGCTTTGCGCCGGAAAGGATATACGCCCGAATCGGTGCGGGCTTTCGCCGAGCGCGTCGGGGTCGCCAAGCGGGATAACGTGATAGACCTGAGTCTGTTGGAGTTCTGCGTCCGGGAGGACTTGAACAAGGTGGCTGAACGCCGTATGGCTGTGGTCAATCCCCTGAAGGTAGTGATTACGAACTATCCGGAGGGAAAGACCGAGGAGGTGAAGTGTATCAATAATCCCGAGAACGAGGAAGCCGGTACCCGGCTGGTTCCTTTCTCGCGTGAAATCTATATCGAGCGGGACGACTTCATGGAGGAGCCTCCCAAGAAGTATTATCGTCTCTCTCCCGGCAAGGAAGTGCGTCTCCGTTATGCTTATCTGATTAAGTGCGAGGAGGTTATAAAGAATGATGAAGGAGAGGTCGTAGAGCTGAGGTGTACGTACGATCCGATGTCCGGCGGAGGCTCTTCTTCCGACGGTCGCAAGGTGAAAGGTGTGATCCATTGGGTTTCCGTTCCTCATGCCGTGAAAGCGGAACTTCGTCTTTTCGATACGCTTTTCACGAAGGAAAATCCCGACGACGTGGAAGAGGGAAAAACGTTCCTCGATTATTTGAATCCGGATTCGCTGGTCGTCAGGACCGGTTACCTGGAACCTTCCTTGAGCGGAGCGAAGCCCGGAGACAAATTCCAGTTTGAACGGGTCGGTTATTTCTGTATGGATAAAGATTCCACTCCTTCCTCCCCTGTCTTTAACCGGACCGTGGGACTGAAGGATTCTTGGGCGAAGATGCAGGCTAAGTAA
- the mnmG gene encoding tRNA uridine-5-carboxymethylaminomethyl(34) synthesis enzyme MnmG, whose product MRLEYDIIVVGGGHAGCEAAAAAANLGSSTLLVTMDMTKFASMSCNPAVGGVAKGQIVREIDAMGGYMGIITDRTTLQFRMLNRSKGPAMWSPRAQCDKQKFSEEWRRILENIDNLYLWQDSVTELLTEKTDAETNPGPSESETYRHKVCGIRTRMGVEFRAKAVILTNGTFLNGLMHIGRTHAEGGRSGDASSLGLTESLVGLGFEAGRMKTGTPARLDARSIDFERLEPQAGDPEPSKFSFLPEIEPVKEQMPCYLVYTSPEVHETLRRGFGDSPLFQGIIRGIGPRYCPSIEDKLRTFAEKESHQLFLEPEGKESNEYYLNGFSSSLPWQIQIEALQKIEGLEKVQLYRPGYAIEYDYFPPTQLFHTLETKRVENLYFAGQINGTTGYEEAGAQGLMAGINAHLKLNRKDPLILRRDESYIGVLIDDLVTKGVDEPYRMFTSRAEYRILLRQDNADLRLTPISYKIGLADAKRYSIFEQKKSLVESLKKFIHELSIAPADLQSYLKSVDSAPLTQGRKLYDILLRNEVTLKGLIEALPSSLGEFIRNGAFSDEIIEEAEIQIKYKGYIERERFMADKLLRLENIRIPESFDFNTLTSLSIESRQKLTRIRPSTIGQASRIPGVSPSDINVLLIYFGR is encoded by the coding sequence ATGAGACTGGAATACGACATCATCGTAGTGGGCGGCGGCCATGCCGGATGCGAAGCGGCGGCGGCGGCGGCGAACCTGGGCTCCTCCACCCTGCTGGTGACGATGGACATGACCAAATTCGCAAGCATGTCCTGCAATCCGGCTGTAGGCGGAGTAGCCAAAGGACAGATCGTACGCGAAATCGACGCCATGGGAGGCTATATGGGTATCATCACCGACCGCACGACCCTTCAGTTCCGGATGCTGAACCGCTCGAAAGGACCGGCCATGTGGAGTCCCCGGGCGCAGTGCGACAAACAAAAGTTCAGCGAAGAGTGGCGCCGGATACTCGAAAACATCGACAACCTGTACCTCTGGCAGGATTCCGTAACCGAACTGTTGACCGAAAAGACGGATGCGGAAACGAATCCGGGTCCGTCGGAATCCGAAACATACCGGCACAAAGTATGCGGTATCCGCACCCGTATGGGAGTGGAATTCCGCGCAAAAGCCGTCATTCTGACCAATGGGACCTTCCTGAACGGACTGATGCACATCGGCCGTACCCATGCCGAAGGAGGCCGTTCGGGCGATGCCAGTTCGCTCGGACTAACCGAATCGCTGGTCGGATTGGGATTCGAAGCGGGCCGGATGAAGACCGGAACCCCCGCCCGGCTCGATGCGAGAAGCATAGATTTCGAACGGCTCGAACCCCAGGCCGGAGATCCGGAACCCTCCAAATTCTCCTTTTTACCGGAAATCGAACCCGTAAAGGAGCAAATGCCCTGTTATCTGGTCTACACCTCTCCGGAAGTGCACGAAACCCTGCGACGCGGATTCGGCGACTCCCCTCTTTTCCAGGGAATCATCCGGGGAATCGGTCCCCGTTACTGCCCGAGCATCGAAGACAAACTGCGCACATTCGCCGAAAAAGAGAGCCATCAACTCTTCCTGGAGCCCGAAGGAAAGGAGTCGAACGAATATTATCTGAACGGTTTTTCCTCCTCCCTCCCCTGGCAAATACAGATCGAAGCGCTTCAAAAAATCGAAGGACTGGAAAAAGTCCAGCTATACCGGCCGGGTTACGCCATCGAATACGACTATTTTCCGCCCACCCAACTCTTCCACACCCTCGAAACCAAACGGGTGGAAAACCTCTATTTCGCCGGTCAGATCAACGGCACCACAGGCTATGAAGAGGCGGGAGCTCAAGGTCTGATGGCGGGAATCAACGCCCACCTGAAACTGAACAGGAAAGACCCCCTGATACTCCGCAGGGACGAATCCTACATCGGCGTTCTGATCGACGACCTCGTCACCAAAGGCGTGGACGAACCCTACCGAATGTTCACGAGCCGCGCAGAATACCGTATTCTACTACGGCAGGACAATGCGGATTTGCGACTAACTCCCATTTCATACAAAATCGGCTTGGCCGACGCCAAAAGATACTCGATTTTCGAGCAAAAAAAATCGCTCGTAGAATCGCTTAAAAAATTCATCCATGAACTGAGTATCGCTCCAGCCGATTTACAGAGCTATTTAAAATCGGTCGATTCCGCCCCCCTGACACAAGGACGGAAACTCTACGACATCCTTCTAAGAAACGAAGTCACACTGAAAGGACTGATCGAAGCCCTCCCTTCTTCCCTTGGAGAATTCATCCGCAACGGAGCATTCAGCGACGAAATCATCGAAGAGGCGGAAATACAGATCAAATACAAAGGATACATCGAACGGGAACGATTCATGGCAGACAAACTCTTGCGTCTGGAAAACATTCGGATACCCGAAAGTTTCGATTTCAACACACTCACCTCCCTTTCGATCGAATCCCGGCAAAAACTGACCCGCATCCGTCCCTCCACCATCGGACAGGCATCCCGCATTCCAGGCGTCTCCCCTTCCGACATCAACGTATTGCTTATCTATTTCGGAAGATAG
- a CDS encoding tetratricopeptide repeat protein, with product MRGKKALCIILTGMSVLSCGLRPQKSASPRFTPQDAGYTGKLLPTFYYTEGMKRGMLYGDPEGAVKIFDKAIAADSTHAPSYYEAANALIGTDPARALPYSQKANRLDTANLWYQSQLGRLMVINKEFGKAQDIYERLTREAPRNPENYRMLAALYEQNGQPFTAISLLDSAENRLGRMEELAGFKLQLLIQVKLYDKAIAESKALIRDFPYKEENYLVLAELYAATGKDSLARVCYDEALALNPTSANVLGAMNDYYKKKGDDINFMATARQLFNLDDVPAETKIAFFEELIRDIPFYRDHYFQMNDLASTLLIKYPKDYRVLKLYANHLIASGSTEEALKLYKTFVADSVSLDAYNNILDIEAYLQRPDSVSKYATEALAHFPRNAELHIRHGSILAFLKREREALDSYRNALKYAGSDSLRSVVYGIMGDAFHQKNQTNKSYAYYEKALRADSSNAMVLNNYSYFLSTSDRELEKALKMGRRATELSPGNPTYLDTYAWACYKLGQYAEAKKVMQQAISLDRSNSAELSLHYGDILYRLNDYFMASVYWKKALERGYDAEEIAERFKLIKGK from the coding sequence ATGAGGGGAAAGAAAGCGCTCTGCATCATACTGACCGGCATGTCGGTGCTCTCCTGCGGCCTGAGACCGCAAAAGAGCGCCTCTCCTCGGTTTACACCCCAGGACGCAGGCTATACGGGAAAACTGCTCCCTACGTTCTACTACACCGAAGGGATGAAACGGGGCATGCTCTACGGCGATCCGGAAGGAGCCGTGAAAATCTTCGACAAGGCCATCGCGGCCGACTCCACCCATGCCCCCTCCTACTACGAAGCCGCCAATGCCCTGATCGGCACCGACCCCGCGCGGGCCCTCCCGTACAGCCAGAAGGCCAACCGGCTGGATACCGCGAACCTCTGGTACCAGAGCCAGCTGGGCCGGCTGATGGTCATCAACAAGGAGTTCGGCAAGGCGCAGGACATCTACGAACGGCTCACCCGCGAAGCGCCCCGCAATCCGGAAAACTACCGGATGCTGGCGGCTCTCTACGAACAGAACGGACAGCCCTTCACGGCCATATCGCTGCTCGACTCGGCGGAAAACCGGCTGGGACGCATGGAGGAGCTGGCCGGTTTCAAGCTCCAGCTGCTCATCCAGGTCAAACTGTACGACAAGGCGATCGCCGAAAGCAAGGCCCTGATCCGCGATTTTCCCTACAAGGAGGAGAACTATCTGGTGCTGGCCGAACTCTACGCGGCCACGGGCAAGGATTCGCTGGCGAGGGTGTGCTACGACGAGGCGCTGGCCCTCAACCCGACGAGCGCCAACGTATTGGGAGCCATGAACGACTACTACAAGAAAAAGGGCGACGACATCAATTTCATGGCCACGGCCCGGCAGCTTTTCAATCTGGACGATGTGCCGGCAGAGACGAAAATCGCCTTTTTCGAAGAGTTGATCCGGGACATTCCCTTCTACCGGGACCACTATTTCCAGATGAACGACCTGGCCTCCACGCTGCTGATCAAATATCCGAAAGATTACCGGGTGCTGAAACTCTACGCAAACCATCTGATCGCCTCGGGCAGTACGGAGGAGGCGTTGAAACTCTACAAAACTTTCGTGGCGGATTCGGTCAGCCTGGACGCTTACAACAACATTCTCGACATCGAAGCCTATCTGCAGCGACCGGATTCGGTCTCGAAATACGCGACGGAAGCCCTCGCCCACTTTCCCCGCAACGCCGAGCTCCATATCCGCCACGGTTCGATCCTCGCTTTCCTCAAACGGGAGAGGGAGGCGCTGGATTCCTACCGGAACGCGCTGAAATACGCCGGCAGCGACTCGCTCCGCAGCGTGGTGTATGGAATCATGGGAGATGCTTTTCATCAGAAAAATCAGACAAATAAAAGTTACGCCTACTACGAAAAGGCACTCCGTGCCGACAGTTCCAACGCGATGGTACTGAACAATTACAGTTATTTCCTCAGCACGAGCGACCGGGAACTGGAAAAGGCGCTGAAGATGGGCCGCCGTGCGACGGAACTCTCTCCGGGGAACCCCACCTATCTGGACACCTATGCCTGGGCCTGCTACAAGCTCGGACAATATGCCGAAGCCAAGAAGGTGATGCAGCAGGCCATCTCCCTCGACCGGAGCAACAGCGCCGAGCTGTCGCTCCACTATGGGGACATCCTCTACCGGCTCAACGACTATTTCATGGCCTCGGTCTATTGGAAAAAGGCGCTCGAGAGGGGGTATGACGCCGAGGAAATCGCCGAAAGGTTTAAACTGATCAAAGGAAAATGA